One segment of Mycolicibacterium sp. YH-1 DNA contains the following:
- a CDS encoding alpha/beta hydrolase, giving the protein MRRRRTYPLLRATAELANAANAVRPLGREGYITIPVFFLGWPTGEAAPVVAGASVLDAVRRGLRGDFKGPRGRIALALTAVSWGLLAHVYRRSAQSQRYFEDPLAEALGENYGAIAERERRRRPGGVLRTSWSRRQYVKKADIVRYGPHRQNVADIWHRADLPLDGKAPVLLQVPGGAWMIGMRRPQAYPMLSHMAEEGWVCVSIAYRISPRHTWPAHIVDVKRALAWVKENIAEYGGDPDFVAITGGSAGGHLTALAALTPNEPQWQPGFESADTSVVAAVPIYGRYDWFSREGSGRPEFISILQRFIVKMRLADNRQVYLDASPITKVRPDAPPFFILHGEDDSIIPVGEGREFAKALEEKSDEVVVYAEIPHAQHAFDFFGSPHGHFTATAVGHFLDWVKAKRAPAPPSETTEG; this is encoded by the coding sequence ATGAGGCGTAGGCGAACCTATCCCCTGCTGCGGGCGACGGCAGAGCTGGCCAACGCCGCCAATGCGGTGCGACCGCTGGGCCGCGAGGGCTACATCACGATTCCGGTGTTCTTCTTGGGCTGGCCCACTGGCGAGGCCGCCCCGGTCGTGGCGGGCGCGTCCGTGCTGGACGCGGTGCGACGTGGACTCAGAGGCGACTTCAAGGGACCGCGCGGGCGGATCGCGCTGGCGCTGACAGCGGTCTCCTGGGGGCTGCTCGCACACGTCTACCGCCGCAGCGCGCAATCGCAGAGGTACTTCGAGGATCCCCTGGCCGAAGCGCTTGGCGAGAACTACGGTGCCATCGCCGAACGGGAGCGTCGCCGTCGGCCGGGCGGTGTCCTTCGCACGTCGTGGAGTCGCCGCCAGTACGTCAAGAAGGCCGACATCGTCCGCTACGGCCCGCATCGCCAGAACGTGGCCGATATCTGGCACCGCGCCGACCTGCCCCTGGACGGTAAGGCGCCGGTGCTACTGCAGGTGCCCGGTGGGGCCTGGATGATCGGTATGCGGCGCCCGCAGGCGTACCCCATGCTGAGCCACATGGCCGAGGAGGGCTGGGTCTGCGTGTCGATCGCGTACCGGATCAGCCCGCGCCACACCTGGCCCGCCCACATCGTCGACGTCAAGCGGGCGCTGGCGTGGGTCAAGGAGAACATCGCCGAGTACGGCGGGGATCCCGACTTCGTGGCCATCACCGGGGGCTCGGCGGGCGGCCACCTCACCGCGCTCGCGGCGTTGACGCCCAATGAGCCGCAGTGGCAGCCCGGATTCGAGTCCGCCGACACCTCTGTTGTGGCCGCGGTGCCGATCTACGGCCGCTACGACTGGTTCTCCCGCGAGGGCTCCGGCCGCCCCGAGTTCATCTCGATCCTGCAGCGCTTCATCGTCAAGATGCGCCTCGCCGACAACCGACAGGTCTATCTCGACGCCTCCCCCATCACCAAGGTCCGACCGGACGCCCCACCCTTCTTCATCCTGCACGGTGAGGATGACTCGATCATCCCCGTCGGGGAGGGGCGTGAGTTCGCGAAGGCGCTCGAGGAGAAGTCCGACGAGGTCGTCGTGTACGCCGAGATCCCGCACGCCCAGCACGCATTCGACTTCTTCGGCTCACCGCACGGCCACTTCACCGCGACCGCTGTGGGCCACTTCCTGGATTGGGTGAAGGCCAAACGCGCACCCGCGCCACCGTCGGAGACGACTGAGGGCTAG
- a CDS encoding alpha/beta hydrolase produces the protein MTARPDTRYPGPSWTTRARWLMTAGPSDYLLAMSVGAASLPVVGKHLEPLGGMTAMSIWGVRHVPDFVAAAAKSWLTPGIGEVRKQERDMANSVAQTALRGVVSSDSLDAQWPAPDKTPPVWKALEHRRNVYRTSVRYGDSPSQLLDVWRSEELPAHPAPVMLFVPGGAWVHGSRILQGYALMSHLAEMGWVCLSIDYRVAPNNPWPQHITDVKTAIAWARANVDKFGGDRDFVTIAGTSAGGHLAALAGLTANDPEMQTELPEGSDTSVDAVIGIYGRYDWEDRSTVERTRFVDFLERVVVKRKIDRHPEIFRKASPIARVRPDAPPFLVVHGSGDTVIPVEQARDFVERLRRVSRAVVSYVELPGAGHGFDMTDGARTGPMATAIGLFLNQVHRNQTVLGSKKVI, from the coding sequence ATGACGGCACGACCGGACACCCGGTACCCCGGACCGAGTTGGACGACGCGCGCCCGCTGGCTGATGACCGCGGGCCCCTCCGACTATCTGTTGGCCATGAGTGTGGGTGCCGCGTCGCTGCCCGTGGTCGGTAAGCACCTCGAACCGCTCGGCGGCATGACGGCGATGAGCATCTGGGGCGTGCGGCACGTGCCGGACTTCGTTGCGGCCGCGGCGAAGTCGTGGCTCACGCCGGGTATCGGGGAGGTGCGCAAGCAGGAGCGCGATATGGCCAATTCGGTCGCGCAGACCGCGTTGCGCGGCGTCGTCTCCTCCGACTCGCTCGACGCGCAGTGGCCTGCCCCCGACAAGACGCCGCCGGTGTGGAAGGCCTTGGAGCACCGTCGCAACGTGTACCGGACCTCGGTGCGCTACGGCGACAGCCCGTCACAGCTGCTGGACGTCTGGCGCAGTGAGGAGCTGCCCGCCCACCCCGCCCCCGTCATGCTGTTCGTTCCCGGCGGCGCCTGGGTGCACGGCAGCAGGATCCTGCAGGGTTATGCGCTGATGTCGCATCTCGCCGAGATGGGCTGGGTGTGTCTGTCCATCGACTACCGTGTCGCGCCGAACAACCCCTGGCCCCAACACATCACCGACGTCAAGACGGCCATCGCCTGGGCTCGCGCCAACGTCGACAAGTTCGGTGGTGACCGCGACTTCGTGACGATCGCGGGGACGTCGGCCGGTGGCCACCTGGCCGCGCTGGCCGGCCTGACGGCCAATGATCCCGAGATGCAGACTGAGCTGCCCGAGGGTTCGGACACGTCGGTGGACGCGGTGATCGGCATCTACGGTCGTTACGACTGGGAGGACCGCTCCACGGTCGAGCGGACCCGCTTCGTGGACTTCCTCGAGCGCGTCGTCGTCAAGCGCAAGATCGACAGGCATCCCGAGATCTTCCGGAAGGCCTCCCCCATCGCGCGGGTGCGCCCGGATGCCCCGCCGTTCCTCGTGGTGCACGGCTCAGGTGACACCGTCATCCCGGTGGAGCAGGCCCGCGACTTCGTCGAGAGGTTGCGCCGCGTGTCGCGTGCCGTCGTCAGCTACGTCGAACTGCCCGGCGCAGGACACGGCTTCGATATGACCGACGGCGCCCGCACGGGGCCGATGGCCACGGCAATCGGCTTGTTCCTCAACCAGGTTCACCGAAACCAGACTGTATTAGGATCCAAGAAGGTCATATAG
- the fadD12 gene encoding acyl-CoA ligase FadD12, which translates to MERLTGPLGLVSTMVRAGVIAPLRPDKYVRIAAAMAREKMGITSGFAAAAQRCPDRPGLIDEIGTLTWRELDERADALAAALQTLPVEVKTVAIMARNHRGFVDSLIAANRIGADILLLNTSFAGPAMAEVIAREGADVVIYDEEFTPTVDRALAAAPGTLRILAWTDTEKHARTVERLIRSHLGAQPEPAKTKARTILLTSGTTGTPKGASHSGGGPETLKAILDRTPWRAEETTVIVAPMFHAWGFSQLAFAASMACTIVTRRKFDPEATLALVDTHRATGLCVVPVMFDRIMDLPAAVRARYSGRSLRFAAASGSRMRPDVVTSFMDQFGDVIYNNYNATEAGMIATATPADLRAHPDTAGRPAEGTDIKILDGDLREVPTGEVGTIYVRNSTQFDGYTNGATKDFHQDYMSSGDVGYLDAVGRLFVVGRDDEMIVSGGENVYPIEVEKTLAGHSDVAEAFVLGVDDEQYGQRLAAFVVLVDGASTTGDALKAHVRENLANYKVPRSITVLEVLPRGSTGKILRRDLQELLSTDGDEA; encoded by the coding sequence ATGGAGCGGCTCACTGGTCCCCTCGGATTGGTCTCGACAATGGTGCGGGCCGGCGTCATCGCCCCGCTGCGACCCGACAAGTACGTCCGGATCGCGGCGGCGATGGCACGCGAGAAGATGGGCATCACATCGGGTTTCGCGGCGGCCGCCCAGCGGTGTCCGGATCGCCCCGGTCTCATCGACGAGATCGGCACGCTGACCTGGCGCGAGCTGGACGAGCGCGCTGACGCGTTGGCCGCGGCCCTGCAGACGCTGCCCGTCGAGGTGAAGACCGTCGCCATCATGGCGCGCAATCACCGCGGCTTCGTGGACTCCCTCATCGCCGCCAACCGCATCGGCGCGGACATCCTGCTGCTGAACACATCGTTCGCCGGTCCGGCGATGGCCGAGGTCATAGCCCGTGAGGGTGCCGACGTCGTCATCTACGACGAGGAGTTCACCCCCACCGTCGACCGGGCCCTCGCCGCCGCGCCCGGCACACTGCGCATCCTCGCCTGGACGGACACCGAGAAGCACGCGCGCACCGTCGAGAGGCTGATCCGGTCGCATCTCGGCGCACAACCCGAGCCGGCCAAGACCAAGGCACGCACGATCCTGCTGACGTCGGGCACCACCGGAACACCCAAGGGCGCCAGCCACTCCGGGGGTGGGCCCGAGACGCTCAAGGCCATCCTCGACCGTACCCCGTGGCGCGCCGAGGAGACCACGGTGATCGTCGCACCGATGTTTCACGCGTGGGGTTTCTCGCAGTTGGCGTTCGCCGCATCGATGGCGTGCACCATCGTCACGCGCCGCAAGTTCGACCCCGAGGCCACCCTGGCTCTGGTCGACACCCACCGCGCCACCGGGCTGTGCGTCGTGCCGGTCATGTTCGACCGCATCATGGATCTGCCTGCCGCCGTGCGCGCCCGCTACAGCGGACGGAGCCTGCGCTTCGCCGCGGCATCGGGCTCGCGGATGCGGCCCGACGTGGTCACCAGCTTCATGGACCAGTTCGGCGACGTCATCTACAACAACTACAACGCCACCGAGGCCGGCATGATCGCCACCGCGACACCGGCCGATCTGCGCGCCCATCCGGACACCGCGGGCAGGCCTGCCGAGGGCACCGACATCAAGATCCTCGACGGCGATCTGCGCGAGGTCCCGACCGGTGAGGTCGGCACGATCTACGTCCGCAACTCGACACAGTTCGACGGCTACACGAACGGTGCCACCAAGGACTTCCACCAGGACTACATGTCCAGCGGCGATGTCGGCTATCTCGATGCCGTGGGCCGGCTCTTCGTGGTCGGCCGCGATGACGAGATGATCGTCTCCGGTGGTGAGAACGTCTATCCCATCGAGGTCGAGAAGACGCTCGCGGGCCACTCCGACGTCGCCGAGGCTTTCGTGCTCGGCGTCGACGACGAGCAGTACGGGCAGCGTCTCGCGGCGTTCGTCGTGCTTGTCGACGGCGCATCGACGACCGGCGACGCGCTCAAGGCGCACGTCCGGGAGAACCTCGCGAACTACAAGGTGCCGCGGTCGATCACCGTCCTCGAGGTCCTGCCCCGCGGCAGCACTGGCAAGATCCTTCGACGTGACCTCCAAGAACTCCTCTCGACGGACGGCGATGAGGCGTAG
- a CDS encoding wax ester/triacylglycerol synthase family O-acyltransferase produces the protein MKRLSGWDAVLLYSETPTVHMHTLKLAVIDISELKGRAFGIDEFRQVIHGRLYKLDPFRYELVDIPFKFHHPMWRENCPVDLEYHVRSYRVESPGGRRELDDAVGKIASTQLDRSRPLWEMYLIEGLAGGRIAVLGKIHHALADGVASANLLARGMDLQSGPQSDRDSYATDPAPGGGELVRTAFADHMRQIGRIPGVMRYTAQGMGRVRKSTRKLSPELTRPFTPPPNFMNHMVDGTRKFATATLSLADVKETAKHLGVTINDMVLAISAGALRELSLSHDGQADHPLLASVPVSFDFSRERISGNRFTGVMMVLPIHLEDPLARVQAVHDGAVDAKEANHLMGPELVSRWSAYLPPAPAEALFRWLANKDGQNKVLNLPISNVPGPREPGRVGGALVTEIYSVGPLTTGSGLNITVWSYVDQLNVSVLSDGATLSDPHELTDAMIDAFVEIRRAAGLSEELTVIESAMAQDRTS, from the coding sequence GTGAAAAGGCTCAGCGGTTGGGACGCGGTCCTGCTGTACTCCGAGACGCCGACCGTGCACATGCACACCCTCAAGCTCGCGGTGATCGACATCTCCGAGCTCAAGGGCAGGGCGTTCGGGATCGACGAGTTTCGCCAGGTAATCCACGGCAGGCTCTACAAACTCGACCCGTTCCGCTACGAACTGGTCGATATCCCGTTCAAGTTCCACCACCCGATGTGGCGCGAGAACTGCCCGGTTGACCTGGAGTACCACGTCCGGTCCTATCGGGTGGAAAGCCCGGGTGGGCGGCGCGAACTCGACGACGCGGTGGGCAAGATCGCCAGCACGCAGCTCGACCGCAGTCGTCCGTTGTGGGAGATGTACCTCATCGAGGGACTGGCGGGCGGCCGCATTGCCGTCCTTGGCAAGATCCACCACGCACTGGCCGATGGGGTGGCGTCGGCCAACCTCCTGGCACGGGGCATGGACCTGCAATCTGGCCCGCAGTCCGATCGCGACTCGTATGCCACCGATCCGGCGCCCGGCGGCGGAGAGCTGGTCCGCACGGCGTTCGCCGACCACATGCGTCAGATCGGGCGGATTCCCGGGGTGATGCGCTACACGGCGCAGGGCATGGGCCGGGTGCGCAAGAGCACGCGCAAGTTGTCGCCCGAGCTGACCCGTCCCTTCACTCCGCCGCCCAACTTCATGAACCACATGGTCGACGGCACAAGGAAGTTCGCCACGGCGACGTTATCGCTGGCCGATGTCAAGGAGACCGCCAAGCACCTGGGCGTCACCATCAACGATATGGTCCTCGCGATCTCGGCGGGTGCGCTGCGCGAGCTGTCACTGAGCCACGACGGTCAGGCCGATCATCCGTTGTTGGCTTCCGTACCAGTGAGTTTCGACTTCTCCCGGGAGCGAATCTCGGGCAACCGCTTCACCGGCGTCATGATGGTGCTGCCCATCCACCTCGAGGATCCACTGGCTCGCGTGCAGGCCGTGCACGATGGCGCGGTGGACGCCAAGGAGGCCAACCACCTGATGGGGCCCGAACTGGTCAGCCGGTGGTCGGCGTACTTACCGCCCGCTCCCGCCGAGGCGTTGTTCCGCTGGCTGGCCAACAAGGACGGCCAGAACAAGGTGCTCAACCTGCCGATCTCGAACGTGCCGGGACCCCGGGAGCCCGGTCGCGTCGGTGGTGCACTGGTCACCGAGATCTACTCGGTGGGCCCGCTGACCACCGGTAGTGGTCTGAACATCACGGTGTGGAGCTACGTCGACCAGCTCAACGTCTCGGTTCTCTCCGATGGCGCCACGCTGTCGGATCCGCATGAACTCACCGATGCGATGATCGACGCCTTCGTCGAAATCCGGCGCGCGGCAGGACTTTCCGAGGAGCTGACGGTCATCGAGTCCGCGATGGCCCAGGATCGGACCAGCTAG
- a CDS encoding 1-acyl-sn-glycerol-3-phosphate acyltransferase: MGLLRPLIKGYHRAEVRGLDDFPAGGALVVGNHSGGLFAMDVPVFATGFYERFGYDRPVFTLSHDIIFTGPTGDFFRKTGFIGANHENADEALRSGGVVIVFPGGDFDVYRPTLSEDRIDFGGRTGYVRAAINAGVPIVPSVSIGGQQAQFFLSRGEWMAKALRLDKLLRVKILPISFGFPFGLSAVLPVNLPLPTKIVTQVLPAIDIVATFGEDPDVDEVDAHVRHVMQTAMDELAKERKLPVLG; the protein is encoded by the coding sequence ATGGGCCTGCTCCGCCCGCTGATCAAGGGGTACCACCGTGCCGAGGTGCGGGGCCTGGACGACTTCCCGGCCGGCGGCGCGCTGGTCGTGGGCAATCACTCGGGTGGTTTGTTCGCGATGGACGTGCCGGTGTTCGCGACGGGCTTCTACGAGCGGTTCGGCTACGACCGCCCCGTCTTCACGCTGAGCCACGACATCATCTTCACCGGACCCACCGGTGACTTCTTCCGCAAGACCGGATTCATCGGTGCCAATCACGAGAACGCCGACGAGGCGCTCCGGTCGGGCGGCGTCGTCATCGTGTTCCCCGGTGGCGACTTCGACGTGTACCGGCCGACCCTGTCGGAGGACAGGATCGACTTCGGCGGTCGCACCGGTTATGTGCGCGCCGCGATCAATGCCGGTGTGCCGATCGTGCCCTCGGTGTCGATAGGCGGTCAGCAGGCGCAGTTCTTCCTGTCCCGCGGTGAGTGGATGGCCAAGGCGCTGCGCCTGGACAAGCTGCTGCGCGTGAAGATCCTGCCCATATCGTTCGGGTTCCCGTTCGGCTTGAGCGCCGTGCTGCCCGTCAATCTGCCTCTGCCGACCAAGATCGTCACGCAGGTGCTGCCCGCCATCGACATCGTCGCCACCTTCGGCGAGGACCCCGACGTCGACGAGGTCGACGCCCACGTCCGGCACGTCATGCAGACCGCGATGGACGAGCTCGCCAAGGAACGCAAGCTGCCGGTGCTCGGCTGA